One window from the genome of Pyrus communis chromosome 16, drPyrComm1.1, whole genome shotgun sequence encodes:
- the LOC137720978 gene encoding protein IQ-DOMAIN 17-like isoform X2: MNLKLLAEQVTFLGFSLELSISIFRVKRGRTFVQATVIPTVIICHFVFSLSLSRPPTCCCKCSWVLVLLYYLMGRKGGTSWLTAVKRAFRSPTKDDEDQKKREKRRWIFRKPTSLNQQETVTQEAAAEQRHVSAAADQKDVLSVAVATAEAAMATAHAAAEVVRLTRPSNHARENYYAIVIQTAFRGYLARRALRALKGLVKLQALVRGHNVRKQAKMTLKCMQALVRVQSRVLDQRTRLSHEGSRKSAFSDTTSRVWESQYFQEISDRKSLSREGSSIADDWDERPHTIEEVKAMLQHRKEAAMKREKSLSQAFSQQIWRNGKTPSMGNEDELEERPKWLDRWMAPKPWESRGRASTDQRDHIKTVEIDTSQPYSSLAPNYRRSSASQYHQNQQQRPSSPKQRPGSPKQRPSSPLHRDRAYQSQPFHHHSPITPSPSKTRPVQVRSASPRCIREDRSSNASQTPSLRSNYFYTGAVHQQHSSRAGSTSNSSIANSGVALPNYMAATESAKARIRSQSAPRQRPSTPDRERAAGSAKKRLSFPAPDPYGVAIGYGGYGHSLRSPSFKSVSASHFGMEQQSNYSSCCTESHGGEVSPCSTSDLRRWFR; this comes from the exons ATGAATCTTAAGCTTTTAGCTGAACAAGTCACATTCTTGGGTTTCTCTCTCGAGCTTTCTATATCAATCTTTAGAGTTAAAAGAGGTCGCACTTTCGTACAAGCCACGGTCATCCCCACTGTCATTATCTGTCACTTTgtgttctctctttctctctctcggCCTCCTACTTGCTGCTGTAAATGCAGCTGGGTTTTAGTTTTACTGTATTATCTGATGGGGAGGAAGGGCGGCACTTCCTGGTTGACTGCTGTCAAAAGGGCTTTCAGATCTCCCACTAAAGACGACGAAGATCAGAAG AAAAGAGAGAAACGAAGGTGGATTTTCAGAAAACCCACAAGTTTAAACCAACAAGAAACAGTGACCCAAGAAGCAGCCGCGGAGCAAAGGCATGTTTCAGCAGCTGCAGATCAAAAGGACGTGCTTTCTGTGGCGGTGGCCACGGCGGAGGCAGCGATGGCCACCGCCCACGCAGCCGCGGAAGTGGTTCGGCTGACTAGGCCATCCAATCACGCCAGAGAAAATTACTACGCCATTGTTATCCAGACAGCTTTCAGAGGATACTTG GCAAGGAGGGCGCTTCGTGCGCTTAAAGGGCTTGTGAAGTTGCAGGCACTGGTGAGAGGCCATAATGTCAGGAAACAAGCAAAGATGACGCTCAAGTGCATGCAGGCTCTGGTTCGAGTACAGTCTCGGGTGCTCGATCAGCGAACCAGGCTTTCTCATGAAGGCAGCAGAAAGTCTGCGTTTAGTGACACCACCAGTAGGGTTTGGGAATCGCAGTATTTTCAAGAAATTTCGGATAGGAAGTCCCTG TCTAGAGAGGGAAGTAGCATAGCAGATGATTGGGACGAACGTCCTCACACCATCGAGGAAGTAAAAGCCATGTTGCAGCACAGGAAAGAAGCTGCCATGAAGCGAGAGAAATCGTTGTCCCAAGCCTTTTCTCAACAG ATATGGAGGAACGGCAAGACCCCATCTATGGGAAATGAGGATGAGCTTGAAGAGAGACCGAAATGGCTGGATAGATGGATGGCCCCAAAGCCGTGGGAGAGCAGAGGAAGAGCTTCAACTGACCAGAGAGACCACATTAAAACAGTCGAAATCGACACTTCTCAGCCTTATTCAAGTTTAGCACCAAACTACAGAAGATCAAGCGCAAGCCAATACCACCAAAACCAACAACAAAGACCCAGTTCACCAAAGCAAAGACCCGGCTCACCTAAACAAAGACCCAGCTCGCCACTCCATAGAGATAGAGCCTACCAAAGCCAACCCTTTCATCATCACTCCCCTATCACACCCTCCCCATCGAAAACCCGGCCTGTCCAAGTCCGGTCTGCCAGCCCTCGTTGCATTAGAGAAGATAGAAGTTCCAATGCATCTCAAACTCCAAGCCTTAGGTCCAACTATTTCTACACTGGTGCTGTGCACCAACAACATAGCAGCAGGGCTGGTAGCACAAGCAATAGTAGCATTGCCAATTCTGGTGTTGCATTGCCTAATTACATGGCTGCAACTGAGTCTGCCAAGGCTCGGATACGCTCTCAGAGTGCACCCCGGCAAAGGCCATCTACACCAGACCGGGAACGAGCAGCCGGATCAGCAAAGAAAAGGCTCTCGTTTCCAGCTCCTGATCCTTATGGTGTGGCAATTGGATATGGAGGTTATGGACACAGCTTGAGGAGTCCAAGCTTTAAGAGTGTGAGTGCATCGCATTTCGGCATGGAGCAACAGTCTAACTATTCTTCTTGTTGCACTGAGAGTCATGGTGGTGAGGTTTCCCCTTGTTCAACTAGTGACCTTAGGAGGTGGTTTAGGTGA
- the LOC137720978 gene encoding protein IQ-DOMAIN 17-like isoform X1 yields MNLKLLAEQVTFLGFSLELSISIFRVKRGRTFVQATVIPTVIICHFVFSLSLSRPPTCCCKCSWVLVLLYYLMGRKGGTSWLTAVKRAFRSPTKDDEDQKKREKRRWIFRKPTSLNQQETVTQEAAAEQRHVSAAADQKDVLSVAVATAEAAMATAHAAAEVVRLTRPSNHARENYYAIVIQTAFRGYLARRALRALKGLVKLQALVRGHNVRKQAKMTLKCMQALVRVQSRVLDQRTRLSHEGSRKSAFSDTTSRVWESQYFQEISDRKSLQSREGSSIADDWDERPHTIEEVKAMLQHRKEAAMKREKSLSQAFSQQIWRNGKTPSMGNEDELEERPKWLDRWMAPKPWESRGRASTDQRDHIKTVEIDTSQPYSSLAPNYRRSSASQYHQNQQQRPSSPKQRPGSPKQRPSSPLHRDRAYQSQPFHHHSPITPSPSKTRPVQVRSASPRCIREDRSSNASQTPSLRSNYFYTGAVHQQHSSRAGSTSNSSIANSGVALPNYMAATESAKARIRSQSAPRQRPSTPDRERAAGSAKKRLSFPAPDPYGVAIGYGGYGHSLRSPSFKSVSASHFGMEQQSNYSSCCTESHGGEVSPCSTSDLRRWFR; encoded by the exons ATGAATCTTAAGCTTTTAGCTGAACAAGTCACATTCTTGGGTTTCTCTCTCGAGCTTTCTATATCAATCTTTAGAGTTAAAAGAGGTCGCACTTTCGTACAAGCCACGGTCATCCCCACTGTCATTATCTGTCACTTTgtgttctctctttctctctctcggCCTCCTACTTGCTGCTGTAAATGCAGCTGGGTTTTAGTTTTACTGTATTATCTGATGGGGAGGAAGGGCGGCACTTCCTGGTTGACTGCTGTCAAAAGGGCTTTCAGATCTCCCACTAAAGACGACGAAGATCAGAAG AAAAGAGAGAAACGAAGGTGGATTTTCAGAAAACCCACAAGTTTAAACCAACAAGAAACAGTGACCCAAGAAGCAGCCGCGGAGCAAAGGCATGTTTCAGCAGCTGCAGATCAAAAGGACGTGCTTTCTGTGGCGGTGGCCACGGCGGAGGCAGCGATGGCCACCGCCCACGCAGCCGCGGAAGTGGTTCGGCTGACTAGGCCATCCAATCACGCCAGAGAAAATTACTACGCCATTGTTATCCAGACAGCTTTCAGAGGATACTTG GCAAGGAGGGCGCTTCGTGCGCTTAAAGGGCTTGTGAAGTTGCAGGCACTGGTGAGAGGCCATAATGTCAGGAAACAAGCAAAGATGACGCTCAAGTGCATGCAGGCTCTGGTTCGAGTACAGTCTCGGGTGCTCGATCAGCGAACCAGGCTTTCTCATGAAGGCAGCAGAAAGTCTGCGTTTAGTGACACCACCAGTAGGGTTTGGGAATCGCAGTATTTTCAAGAAATTTCGGATAGGAAGTCCCTG CAGTCTAGAGAGGGAAGTAGCATAGCAGATGATTGGGACGAACGTCCTCACACCATCGAGGAAGTAAAAGCCATGTTGCAGCACAGGAAAGAAGCTGCCATGAAGCGAGAGAAATCGTTGTCCCAAGCCTTTTCTCAACAG ATATGGAGGAACGGCAAGACCCCATCTATGGGAAATGAGGATGAGCTTGAAGAGAGACCGAAATGGCTGGATAGATGGATGGCCCCAAAGCCGTGGGAGAGCAGAGGAAGAGCTTCAACTGACCAGAGAGACCACATTAAAACAGTCGAAATCGACACTTCTCAGCCTTATTCAAGTTTAGCACCAAACTACAGAAGATCAAGCGCAAGCCAATACCACCAAAACCAACAACAAAGACCCAGTTCACCAAAGCAAAGACCCGGCTCACCTAAACAAAGACCCAGCTCGCCACTCCATAGAGATAGAGCCTACCAAAGCCAACCCTTTCATCATCACTCCCCTATCACACCCTCCCCATCGAAAACCCGGCCTGTCCAAGTCCGGTCTGCCAGCCCTCGTTGCATTAGAGAAGATAGAAGTTCCAATGCATCTCAAACTCCAAGCCTTAGGTCCAACTATTTCTACACTGGTGCTGTGCACCAACAACATAGCAGCAGGGCTGGTAGCACAAGCAATAGTAGCATTGCCAATTCTGGTGTTGCATTGCCTAATTACATGGCTGCAACTGAGTCTGCCAAGGCTCGGATACGCTCTCAGAGTGCACCCCGGCAAAGGCCATCTACACCAGACCGGGAACGAGCAGCCGGATCAGCAAAGAAAAGGCTCTCGTTTCCAGCTCCTGATCCTTATGGTGTGGCAATTGGATATGGAGGTTATGGACACAGCTTGAGGAGTCCAAGCTTTAAGAGTGTGAGTGCATCGCATTTCGGCATGGAGCAACAGTCTAACTATTCTTCTTGTTGCACTGAGAGTCATGGTGGTGAGGTTTCCCCTTGTTCAACTAGTGACCTTAGGAGGTGGTTTAGGTGA